The Nostoc sp. 'Lobaria pulmonaria (5183) cyanobiont' genome window below encodes:
- the lpxB gene encoding lipid-A-disaccharide synthase has product MRIFISTGEVSGDLQGSLLISALKRQAAAIALELEIVALGGEKMVEAGATLLGNTSSIGSVGIQEGLPYVLPTLQVQRRAIAFLKQNPPDLVVLIDYMTPNLEIGTYMKQQLPDVPVVYYIAPQEWAWSISLRRTKRIVGFTDKLLAIFPQEARYFREKGAKVSWVGHPLVDRMQDAPSREAARATLGIAPEEIAIALLPASRRQELKYLLPIIFQAAQTIQAKLPEVRFWIPLSLEVYRQPIEKAIERYGLRATVISGQQMEVFAAADLAISKSGTVNLELALLNVPQVVVYRLSRLTAWIARKILKGSITFASPPNLVVMKPIVPEFLQEQATPENIIQAAMELLLNPSRREQTLLDYEEMRQSLGEVGVCDRAAQEILQMRPNNS; this is encoded by the coding sequence ATGCGGATATTTATCAGCACTGGGGAAGTATCTGGCGATTTACAAGGGTCGCTACTAATTTCAGCGCTGAAGCGTCAAGCTGCGGCGATTGCGTTGGAATTAGAGATTGTGGCGCTGGGTGGCGAAAAAATGGTAGAGGCTGGGGCAACTCTGTTGGGAAATACCAGTAGTATTGGCTCAGTGGGTATTCAAGAAGGGCTGCCTTATGTTTTACCGACTCTCCAGGTGCAACGACGGGCGATCGCTTTCTTAAAACAAAATCCACCTGACTTAGTGGTGCTAATCGATTATATGACTCCCAATCTGGAAATTGGGACTTATATGAAACAGCAATTACCAGATGTGCCTGTGGTGTATTACATCGCTCCCCAAGAGTGGGCTTGGTCAATAAGTTTGCGTAGAACTAAGCGGATTGTTGGTTTTACAGATAAGCTGTTGGCAATCTTCCCACAAGAAGCCCGTTACTTTCGCGAGAAAGGCGCAAAAGTTAGTTGGGTAGGACATCCTTTGGTTGACCGAATGCAAGATGCTCCTAGTAGGGAAGCAGCTCGTGCAACACTGGGGATTGCACCAGAAGAAATTGCGATCGCACTCCTCCCCGCCTCTCGCCGCCAAGAACTAAAATATCTTTTACCAATTATTTTTCAAGCTGCCCAAACTATTCAAGCTAAATTACCTGAAGTTCGTTTCTGGATTCCCCTATCGCTGGAAGTCTATAGACAGCCAATTGAAAAGGCTATTGAGCGTTACGGTTTGCGGGCGACAGTTATATCAGGTCAACAAATGGAAGTTTTTGCCGCAGCTGATTTAGCTATTAGCAAATCTGGTACTGTCAATCTAGAACTTGCTCTGTTAAATGTGCCACAGGTTGTAGTTTATCGCCTCAGTCGTCTGACTGCGTGGATAGCTCGGAAAATCCTCAAAGGTTCTATAACCTTTGCATCGCCACCTAATTTAGTAGTGATGAAGCCGATTGTGCCAGAATTTTTACAAGAGCAAGCCACACCAGAGAATATTATCCAAGCAGCGATGGAACTGCTACTCAATCCCAGTCGCAGAGAGCAAACTTTGCTAGATTATGAAGAAATGCGGCAAAGTTTAGGAGAAGTTGGGGTTTGCGATCGCGCTGCTCAAGAAATTCTGCAAATGCGACCAAATAATTCGTAA
- the lpxC gene encoding UDP-3-O-acyl-N-acetylglucosamine deacetylase, which produces MRQHTLAAQITQIGVGLHSGVNTQVRILPAEAGSGRYFVRVDLPDLPIIPAQVAAVSHTVLSTQLGKGEVYVRTVEHLLAALSSMGVDNARIEIDGPEVPLLDGSASVWTTNIAQVGLVSQPVNNQVSWAITEPIWVYQGDAFVCALPAPETRFSYGIDFDLPAIGNQWYSWSLTTEIGKASASFAAEIAPARTFGLLHQIEHLQKTGLIKGGSLDNALVCGPEGWLNPPLRFANEPVRHKILDLVGDLSLLGTFPRAHFLAYKASHNLHIQLAQRILDLGF; this is translated from the coding sequence ATGCGACAGCACACTCTAGCAGCCCAAATCACCCAAATAGGGGTGGGATTGCATAGCGGTGTGAATACCCAAGTGCGGATACTACCAGCTGAGGCGGGAAGTGGACGCTACTTTGTGCGGGTGGATTTACCGGATTTGCCGATAATTCCAGCCCAAGTTGCGGCAGTTAGTCACACTGTTCTCTCAACTCAGTTGGGTAAGGGTGAGGTATATGTTCGCACGGTAGAGCATTTGTTGGCAGCACTTTCGAGTATGGGTGTGGATAATGCCCGGATTGAAATTGATGGTCCAGAAGTCCCACTTTTAGATGGTTCAGCAAGTGTGTGGACAACCAATATTGCCCAAGTTGGCTTAGTCTCACAACCCGTTAACAACCAGGTTTCCTGGGCTATTACAGAACCAATATGGGTCTATCAAGGGGATGCCTTTGTATGTGCCCTTCCAGCACCAGAAACCCGCTTTAGTTATGGTATTGATTTTGACCTGCCTGCCATTGGGAATCAATGGTATAGTTGGTCACTAACTACTGAAATAGGAAAAGCTTCTGCTAGCTTTGCTGCGGAAATTGCTCCTGCTCGTACTTTTGGGTTACTGCATCAAATTGAACACTTACAAAAAACAGGGTTAATTAAAGGTGGTAGTTTGGATAATGCACTCGTTTGTGGGCCAGAAGGGTGGCTAAATCCACCGTTGAGATTTGCAAATGAGCCAGTCCGTCATAAAATCTTGGATTTAGTAGGAGATTTGAGTTTACTAGGAACTTTTCCTCGTGCTCATTTTTTAGCGTATAAAGCCAGTCATAATTTACACATTCAACTGGCTCAAAGAATTTTAGATTTGGGATTTTAG
- a CDS encoding DUF7219 family protein: MEKKIVNKDDFLFPRGRYYGQVKPENLVFNANLQEFAQRVSYICNLETGGKVPPGAAYEQIKDLWKQLKRSKKELGIGEDPFQDDQGETQG; encoded by the coding sequence ATGGAGAAAAAAATAGTGAACAAGGATGATTTTCTCTTCCCTCGCGGTCGCTACTACGGTCAGGTTAAGCCAGAAAACTTGGTTTTTAATGCAAATCTACAGGAATTTGCTCAAAGGGTAAGTTACATTTGCAACTTAGAAACAGGTGGAAAAGTGCCTCCAGGTGCAGCTTACGAACAAATAAAGGATTTGTGGAAACAGTTGAAACGCTCCAAAAAAGAGCTAGGAATTGGCGAAGATCCGTTTCAGGATGACCAGGGAGAGACTCAAGGTTGA
- the lpxA gene encoding acyl-ACP--UDP-N-acetylglucosamine O-acyltransferase produces MKTLIHPTAVIHPKSELHHTVQVGAYAVIGAHVKVGPETIIGAHAVLEGPCEIGAQNQIFTGAAIGMEPQDLKFVGEPTWVKIGDNNLIREYVTINRATGAGEATIIGDGNLLMAYVHVAHNCVIEDQVVIANSVALAGHVHIESRARLSGVLGVHQFVHIGRQAMVGGMARIDRDVAPYMLVEGNPARVRTLNLVGLKRSGMDSADLQMLKKAFRILYRSDLSFKDALEQLELLGDSEELQHLRRFLLLSQMPGRRGLIPSKGKKGASDES; encoded by the coding sequence TTGAAAACGCTAATTCATCCAACTGCTGTAATTCATCCGAAATCGGAACTCCACCATACAGTGCAAGTCGGTGCCTATGCTGTGATTGGAGCGCATGTCAAAGTGGGCCCTGAAACAATAATCGGCGCTCATGCAGTGCTAGAGGGGCCTTGTGAAATTGGGGCGCAAAATCAGATTTTTACAGGTGCAGCCATCGGCATGGAACCCCAGGATCTGAAGTTTGTAGGAGAACCAACCTGGGTCAAAATTGGTGATAACAACTTGATTCGTGAGTACGTTACCATTAACCGCGCTACCGGTGCCGGTGAAGCGACGATAATTGGCGATGGGAACCTACTGATGGCCTATGTCCATGTGGCTCATAACTGCGTCATTGAAGACCAAGTAGTGATTGCTAACTCTGTGGCGTTGGCAGGTCATGTCCATATAGAGTCACGCGCTAGGCTAAGTGGGGTTTTAGGTGTCCATCAATTTGTGCATATTGGTAGACAAGCAATGGTGGGAGGTATGGCACGTATTGACCGTGATGTGGCCCCATATATGCTAGTGGAAGGAAATCCAGCGCGGGTGCGAACCCTCAATCTTGTTGGACTCAAACGGTCTGGTATGGACTCAGCAGATTTACAAATGCTGAAAAAAGCCTTCCGCATTCTCTATCGTTCTGATTTGTCTTTTAAGGATGCTTTGGAACAGTTGGAATTGTTAGGGGATAGCGAAGAATTGCAGCATCTGCGACGCTTCCTGCTACTTTCTCAGATGCCTGGAAGACGTGGTTTGATTCCCAGTAAAGGGAAAAAAGGCGCAAGTGATGAATCGTGA
- the purC gene encoding phosphoribosylaminoimidazolesuccinocarboxamide synthase, producing the protein MSVNSKLYEGKAKILYTTDDPEVLLADFKDDATAFNAQKRGNIEGKGKINCSVSSQLFKQLEAYGIKTHFIDSPAPNQMRVRAVKILPLEVVIRNIAAGSLCQQTGLPVGTILKQPLVEFYYKNDQLGDPLLTRDRLYLLELATAEQVDAITHLALQINEFLNNFWQRCGITLVDFKLEFGLDSQQQLLLADEISPDTCRLWDTAEKDSNRRVMDKDRFRRDLGNVEDAYQEVLQRVLKAVETIN; encoded by the coding sequence ATGTCTGTTAATTCCAAGTTATACGAAGGCAAAGCAAAAATTCTTTATACAACGGACGATCCAGAAGTCTTGTTGGCTGATTTTAAGGACGATGCCACAGCGTTTAACGCCCAAAAACGTGGCAACATCGAAGGTAAAGGAAAAATTAATTGTAGCGTTTCCAGCCAGCTTTTTAAACAGTTGGAGGCTTATGGTATAAAGACTCACTTTATTGACAGCCCTGCCCCAAATCAAATGCGGGTGAGGGCTGTAAAGATTTTACCCTTAGAAGTAGTGATCAGAAATATTGCTGCTGGCAGTCTGTGCCAGCAAACAGGATTACCAGTGGGTACAATTCTGAAACAGCCTTTGGTTGAATTTTATTACAAAAACGATCAATTAGGAGATCCTTTGTTGACACGCGATCGCCTGTACTTGCTAGAACTAGCGACTGCGGAACAAGTAGACGCAATTACACATCTAGCATTGCAAATCAATGAATTTCTGAATAACTTTTGGCAGCGGTGTGGCATTACCCTAGTAGACTTCAAACTAGAGTTTGGTTTGGACTCACAACAGCAGTTGCTCTTGGCAGATGAAATTAGCCCCGACACCTGCCGTTTGTGGGATACCGCAGAAAAGGACTCAAATCGGCGAGTAATGGACAAAGATCGCTTTCGCCGAGACTTAGGAAATGTAGAGGATGCCTACCAGGAGGTTTTACAAAGAGTGCTAAAAGCAGTAGAAACTATAAATTAA
- a CDS encoding adenylate/guanylate cyclase domain-containing protein, whose product MTLPNPGSVLATLTELTQVNRTHALLRRVKDLSVNEFVCLLDFITAEFQQFLRAIELINNEALETMLEKVLEAITLKIGQILQAEHTAIFLVDYDKGQLWSKVPQDNTQKFLEIRTPITVGIPGHVASTGQYLNISETYTHPLFSPELEKQMGYKIRNILCMPVISSKNQTVAVVQLANKTGNVPFNHDDEERFRDFAASIGIILESCQSFYVAARNQRGATALLRATQTLGQSLDLEATLQIVMEQARILMQADRSTLFLYRKEMSELWTKVAAAADGTNLIEIRIPANRGIAGYVASTGEALNISDAYKDPRFDPTTDKKTGYITRNILCLPVFNSANELIGVTQLINKQQSSFTASDEEFMRAFNNQAGIALENARLFENVLLEKQYQKDILQSLSDAVISTDMAGQIVTINDAALELLGCPIGDANSKNNKLLWEQNLIGRLVWEVVPIENLQMRLEDSLKTGAKHYVPEQSLMLGLYQVLSENQDGLNTPLPLTGLRNQHSILAVRDRTNPDIFIPWNQPLTPQSEFFTSDQVQTLERNINLTVNPLTNPEGDVRGGLVVLEDITQEKRMKTTMSRYLTPHVAEQVMALGEDALMVGERKEVTILFSDIRGYTTLTENLGAAEVVLLLNQYFETMVEAVFNHEGTLDKFIGDALMAVFGAPLPLTENHAWRAVQSALDMRRRLEEFNQRRIIQAQPQIRIGIGISSGDVVSGNIGSRKRMDYTVIGDGVNLSSRLEAVTKDYGCDILLSEFTYQLCSDRIWVRQLDKIRVKGKHQAVNIYELIGDRTTFLDAKIQEFLFHYHTGRTAYLSRNFSQAIACFEAAKSIQPQDQAVDIHLERARNYRQTPPPESWDGVWTMLTK is encoded by the coding sequence ATGACACTCCCTAATCCTGGCAGCGTCTTGGCGACATTAACTGAACTGACTCAAGTTAATCGTACTCACGCCCTACTGCGTCGCGTCAAAGACTTATCTGTTAATGAATTTGTTTGCTTACTTGACTTTATAACTGCGGAGTTCCAGCAATTTCTGAGAGCTATTGAACTGATCAATAATGAAGCTCTAGAAACTATGTTGGAGAAAGTATTAGAAGCTATCACACTCAAAATTGGTCAAATTCTCCAAGCAGAACACACAGCTATTTTTTTAGTTGATTATGACAAAGGTCAACTGTGGTCAAAAGTTCCTCAAGATAATACTCAAAAATTCTTAGAAATTCGTACTCCCATCACGGTGGGTATCCCCGGTCATGTTGCTAGTACAGGTCAATATCTCAATATATCTGAAACTTATACTCACCCCCTATTTAGCCCAGAACTTGAAAAACAAATGGGCTACAAAATCCGTAATATTTTATGTATGCCCGTTATCAGTAGTAAAAACCAGACTGTAGCGGTAGTGCAACTAGCTAATAAAACTGGGAATGTTCCGTTTAATCATGATGATGAAGAACGTTTTCGAGACTTTGCCGCTTCGATTGGTATTATCCTGGAAAGCTGCCAATCTTTTTATGTAGCGGCTCGTAATCAAAGAGGTGCAACGGCTTTATTACGGGCAACTCAGACACTGGGGCAAAGTCTTGATTTAGAAGCAACTTTGCAGATAGTCATGGAACAAGCCCGAATTTTAATGCAAGCAGACCGCAGCACACTGTTTTTATATCGGAAAGAGATGAGCGAACTCTGGACGAAGGTTGCAGCAGCAGCAGATGGCACAAACTTGATAGAAATTCGCATTCCCGCTAACCGTGGCATTGCTGGATATGTAGCTTCCACTGGTGAAGCCTTAAATATTTCTGATGCTTATAAAGACCCCCGCTTTGACCCGACTACAGATAAAAAAACTGGTTATATAACTCGTAATATCTTGTGTTTACCAGTATTTAATTCTGCAAATGAATTGATTGGCGTTACACAATTAATTAATAAGCAACAAAGCAGTTTTACTGCTTCTGATGAAGAGTTTATGCGGGCTTTTAATAATCAGGCCGGAATTGCTTTAGAAAATGCTCGGCTGTTTGAAAATGTGCTGTTAGAAAAACAGTATCAAAAAGATATTTTACAAAGTCTGTCAGATGCTGTGATTTCTACAGATATGGCAGGACAGATTGTCACGATTAATGATGCAGCCTTGGAGTTGCTGGGTTGCCCGATAGGAGACGCTAATAGTAAGAACAACAAGCTTTTGTGGGAACAAAATTTGATTGGTCGATTAGTTTGGGAAGTTGTGCCAATTGAAAATCTCCAAATGCGACTAGAAGATAGTCTAAAAACTGGAGCTAAACATTATGTGCCAGAGCAAAGTTTGATGCTGGGACTTTATCAAGTGCTGAGTGAAAATCAGGACGGGCTAAACACTCCGCTACCGTTAACAGGACTTAGGAATCAGCACTCAATTTTAGCAGTGCGCGATCGCACTAACCCCGATATTTTTATTCCTTGGAATCAACCTCTGACTCCCCAATCTGAGTTTTTCACGTCTGATCAGGTACAAACATTAGAGCGCAATATCAATCTTACTGTTAATCCCCTGACTAACCCAGAAGGTGATGTACGCGGTGGTTTGGTGGTGTTAGAAGACATTACTCAGGAAAAACGGATGAAAACTACCATGTCCCGCTACCTGACGCCCCATGTAGCGGAACAAGTTATGGCACTGGGGGAAGATGCTTTAATGGTAGGCGAACGGAAGGAAGTAACTATCTTGTTTTCTGATATCCGAGGCTACACAACACTTACGGAAAATCTCGGCGCAGCTGAGGTGGTATTGCTGCTCAATCAGTATTTTGAAACAATGGTGGAGGCGGTTTTTAACCACGAAGGCACTCTCGATAAATTTATTGGTGATGCCTTAATGGCGGTATTTGGTGCGCCGCTACCATTGACAGAAAATCATGCTTGGAGGGCTGTGCAGTCGGCGTTAGATATGAGACGCCGCTTAGAAGAATTTAACCAACGGCGAATTATCCAGGCGCAGCCACAAATTCGTATTGGCATTGGGATTAGTTCTGGGGATGTGGTTTCGGGTAATATTGGTTCTCGCAAACGGATGGATTACACCGTAATTGGAGATGGTGTAAATTTAAGTTCGCGCTTGGAAGCGGTAACTAAGGATTACGGTTGTGATATTCTTTTAAGTGAATTTACTTACCAATTATGCAGCGATCGCATTTGGGTGCGCCAGTTAGATAAAATTCGCGTCAAAGGGAAACATCAGGCTGTTAATATCTACGAGTTAATTGGCGATCGCACTACTTTCCTAGATGCTAAAATCCAAGAGTTTTTGTTTCACTATCATACTGGACGCACTGCTTATTTATCGCGTAACTTCTCACAAGCGATCGCCTGTTTTGAAGCAGCCAAATCCATCCAACCTCAAGACCAAGCTGTTGATATCCACTTAGAACGTGCGCGTAATTATCGACAAACTCCACCACCAGAGTCCTGGGATGGTGTCTGGACAATGCTTACTAAGTAG
- a CDS encoding BamA/TamA family outer membrane protein, whose translation MRLSPVLLAAVAIAAPLGGSLSANAETANNSKQSTEVLTLEKNQHSEKDTGQVNSSKSLESQPKSTASIEAERLESRVVAIYPANPAASATPKVIVPTSTTPTTAQTPEINPSPTQQPSPAPDIPPPEIQQPTTPSPTPETTPVPENVNPPTTEPLLPTTPEPSSTPDIPSPAIQQRTPTLFPGATPSPQNVNPPTTPGNTPFPGATPSPQNVNPPTTPGNTPFPGATPSPQNVNPPTTPGNTPLPATTPSPQNVNPPTTPGNTQPNTAPEANDPRVLVSEVVVRSQAGQLSPELESQVYRVIRTQPGQTTTRSQLQEDINAIFGTGFFSNVQAAPEDTPLGVRVSFVVQPNPVLNKVEVQANPGTGVASVLPANTVDEVFREQYGKILNLRDLQEGIKQLNKRYQDQGYVLANVIGAPQVSESGVVTLQVAEGVVENIRVRFRNKDGQETDEKGQPIRGRTQDYIITREVELKPGQVFNRNTVQKDLQRVYGLGLFEDVNVSLDPGTDPSKVDVVVNVAERSSGSIAAGAGISSASGLFGTVSYQQQNLNGRNQKLGTEIQVGERELLFDVRYTDPWIAGDPYRTSYTTNIFRRSSISLIFDGQDEDIRTFNPGNPTDVDSQDRPRILRLGGGVTFTRPLSANPYKTSVWTASAGLQYQRVSARDADGNLRKTGAVFDDDNGNRISEEIPLTLSSGGQDDLLLFQVGAQRDLRNNPLQPTSGSYLRFGVDQSVPVGLGNILLTRFRGSYSQYLPIKLISLSKGAQTLAFNLQAGTILGDLPPYEAFTLGGSNSVRGYEEGALGSGRSYVQASVEYRFPVFSVVSGALFFDLGSDLGTSTRAAEVLNKNGSGYGYGLGVRVQSPLGPIRIDYGINDDGDSRINFGIGERF comes from the coding sequence ATGCGTTTATCTCCCGTATTGCTGGCAGCAGTAGCAATTGCAGCCCCTTTGGGTGGCTCATTGAGTGCGAATGCAGAAACCGCCAACAATTCCAAACAGTCAACAGAAGTTTTGACACTAGAAAAAAATCAACACTCAGAAAAGGACACTGGTCAGGTTAACTCTAGTAAAAGTCTAGAATCTCAACCTAAATCTACAGCAAGTATAGAGGCAGAGCGTCTAGAATCCCGCGTCGTCGCAATTTACCCTGCCAACCCAGCAGCAAGCGCGACCCCAAAGGTAATTGTGCCAACCTCCACAACGCCAACAACTGCACAAACCCCTGAAATCAATCCTAGCCCTACTCAACAGCCGTCTCCGGCTCCAGACATTCCACCGCCAGAAATTCAACAACCAACGACGCCTTCTCCAACTCCTGAGACCACTCCAGTCCCAGAAAATGTAAATCCACCGACAACGGAACCTTTATTACCCACAACTCCAGAACCATCATCCACTCCAGACATTCCCTCCCCAGCTATTCAACAAAGAACACCTACGTTATTCCCAGGCGCTACTCCCAGTCCGCAGAATGTTAATCCACCGACAACTCCGGGCAATACTCCATTCCCAGGCGCTACTCCTAGTCCGCAGAATGTTAATCCACCAACAACTCCGGGCAATACTCCATTCCCAGGCGCTACTCCCAGTCCGCAAAATGTTAATCCACCGACAACTCCGGGCAATACTCCATTACCAGCCACTACTCCCAGTCCGCAGAATGTTAATCCACCGACAACTCCGGGCAATACTCAACCCAACACAGCCCCAGAAGCTAACGATCCCCGCGTACTGGTATCAGAAGTAGTAGTTAGATCCCAGGCTGGCCAACTATCACCAGAACTGGAAAGCCAAGTTTACAGAGTAATTCGTACCCAACCAGGACAAACGACAACCCGCAGCCAACTGCAAGAAGATATTAACGCCATCTTTGGTACTGGCTTCTTCTCCAACGTCCAAGCAGCGCCAGAAGATACCCCCTTGGGCGTGCGGGTAAGCTTTGTTGTGCAGCCTAACCCCGTCCTCAATAAAGTAGAAGTGCAAGCCAATCCTGGAACTGGTGTCGCTTCAGTCTTACCAGCTAATACTGTGGATGAAGTATTTCGAGAGCAGTATGGCAAAATCCTCAACTTGCGTGACTTGCAAGAAGGCATCAAGCAGTTAAACAAGCGGTATCAAGATCAAGGTTACGTCCTAGCCAACGTGATTGGAGCGCCACAAGTCTCTGAAAGCGGAGTTGTTACCTTACAAGTAGCAGAAGGGGTAGTAGAAAACATTAGAGTCCGGTTCCGCAACAAAGATGGTCAGGAGACAGACGAAAAGGGACAACCAATCCGGGGACGGACACAAGATTACATCATTACACGAGAAGTGGAGTTGAAGCCAGGACAAGTATTCAATCGCAATACAGTGCAAAAAGACCTACAGCGCGTGTATGGGCTGGGACTGTTTGAAGATGTGAATGTGTCCCTTGACCCTGGTACTGACCCCAGCAAGGTGGATGTAGTAGTGAATGTAGCTGAACGCAGTAGTGGTTCTATTGCGGCTGGGGCAGGGATTAGTTCTGCTAGCGGACTTTTTGGAACAGTAAGTTATCAACAGCAAAACCTGAATGGTAGGAACCAAAAACTGGGGACAGAAATACAGGTGGGAGAACGGGAACTGCTGTTTGATGTGCGGTATACAGACCCCTGGATCGCAGGAGATCCTTATCGGACTTCCTACACAACCAATATTTTCCGCCGCAGTTCTATTTCGTTGATTTTTGATGGTCAAGATGAAGACATTAGGACGTTTAATCCAGGTAATCCCACCGATGTAGATTCTCAGGATCGCCCCCGGATTCTCCGTCTAGGTGGTGGTGTCACCTTTACCCGTCCCTTGTCTGCCAATCCTTATAAAACTTCTGTCTGGACTGCCTCAGCGGGTTTACAGTATCAACGAGTTTCCGCCCGTGATGCTGATGGCAATCTTAGAAAAACAGGAGCGGTATTTGATGATGATAATGGAAACCGCATCAGTGAGGAAATTCCATTGACCCTCTCTAGCGGCGGTCAAGACGATTTATTACTGTTTCAAGTAGGGGCACAGCGCGATCTCCGTAATAACCCCCTGCAACCCACTAGCGGTTCTTATCTCCGCTTTGGAGTCGATCAGTCAGTCCCTGTGGGGCTAGGCAACATTTTACTCACTAGATTCCGGGGTAGCTATAGCCAATATTTACCCATAAAGTTAATTAGCCTTAGCAAAGGGGCACAAACCTTAGCATTTAACCTGCAAGCAGGAACGATTCTCGGTGACTTGCCTCCCTACGAAGCTTTTACCCTTGGGGGTAGCAACTCCGTCCGCGGTTATGAAGAAGGAGCATTAGGTAGTGGACGCTCTTATGTGCAAGCATCAGTTGAGTACCGGTTTCCAGTTTTTTCAGTAGTCAGTGGCGCACTATTTTTTGATCTCGGCAGTGACCTGGGAACTAGTACTAGGGCCGCTGAAGTGTTGAACAAAAATGGCAGTGGCTATGGTTATGGTCTTGGCGTTCGCGTCCAGTCTCCACTGGGGCCAATTCGGATTGACTACGGTATCAACGATGACGGTGATAGCCGGATTAATTTCGGTATTGGCGAAAGATTTTAA
- the fabZ gene encoding 3-hydroxyacyl-ACP dehydratase FabZ, producing MSILTEVNTIDTTTPTSTEPQAINEITISSEIKTTFTSEEIQKLLPHRYPFLLVDKIIDYVPSKKAVGVKNVTINEPHFQGHFPERPLMPGVLIVEAMAQVGGIVLTQMSSVEGGLFVFAGIDKVRFRRQVVPGDQLVMTVELLWVKQRRFGKMQGRAEVDGQLACEGELMFSLVS from the coding sequence ATGTCAATCCTCACTGAAGTGAATACTATCGATACGACTACACCTACATCTACTGAACCACAGGCTATAAATGAGATTACAATCAGTTCTGAGATTAAAACAACTTTCACATCTGAAGAAATTCAGAAATTGCTACCCCACCGCTACCCATTTTTACTTGTAGACAAAATAATTGATTACGTTCCAAGTAAAAAAGCTGTTGGGGTTAAAAATGTCACTATCAACGAACCCCATTTTCAAGGGCATTTCCCTGAACGTCCACTGATGCCAGGGGTGCTAATTGTTGAAGCAATGGCACAAGTTGGGGGCATTGTCCTAACTCAAATGTCTTCGGTAGAAGGCGGGCTGTTCGTCTTTGCTGGTATCGATAAAGTCCGCTTTCGCCGCCAGGTCGTGCCGGGGGATCAACTAGTAATGACGGTGGAACTGTTATGGGTAAAACAACGTCGTTTCGGTAAGATGCAAGGTCGTGCCGAAGTTGATGGTCAACTTGCTTGTGAAGGGGAATTAATGTTTTCTTTAGTTAGCTAA